The following nucleotide sequence is from Dromaius novaehollandiae isolate bDroNov1 unplaced genomic scaffold, bDroNov1.hap1 HAP1_SCAFFOLD_45, whole genome shotgun sequence.
TTTGTGATCCTAAATTCACTATTGAAAGAAAATGATAGGAGTGAGTCTGCATTATCCCGAATATATCAAAGTGATGTTTGTGCCCCTAGTTATCTAGATGGCCATTGTGGGTCAGacaaatacagcagaaaataaaaatcagttgtACATTATAAAGTGCACATTATTGATGAGCAGGAGCAAAAAGCTCTTGATCTTAAGAGAATTTTTCCATGACGGAATGATTTTTATGGTGTTTGACCTTGAGCTAAGAAAACATAATCAATATAGCAGTTAGATAAAGTTTGGGGGATATTTAATATCAAAAACAAGCAAcccaaaaagcaagcaagctagcTTCTAGACCTGGGAGAAAACTGAGTATTTTGTTCTTGCATCACTAAGTATTTTGTTAATAAATACTGAATGTTGGTATGACAGTTccataaatattcacagaatatCTGGGCTAAAGTAAAAGAGCAGCATCACCGCTACAAAATTGGCATCGGCACTCGaataaattttctgaattttcccAACGGACTTGTCAAGATGTCATTTGACCGAAATACCTTTTTAAATGAGATAATGCATTTTTGAATATTATGTGCACATTGTTAAATGTTCCTCTTAACATAAATCTTTTACAAAACAAGTAGCTCCTCAGAATCCATAGTTCATTCTCATCTAATACTTAAGATTTTCAAACAAAGATCGCTTCAGCGTCAGGGATGGGAGGGGGGAGAAGCCACTTCAACGGATTAAGAATCTTTTTAaccaacagtaaaattcttctgGCAGAAATACGTGTTTAGAAACTTGCTTTAAGCACTTATTAGAAATGGCTCTCCGTAGACAAACCAATAGCTTGCAGAAACGATCGATTACTTCTGGGTTAGCTGTCATTTAACTATGAAATCGGACATGACCTATCGACTGATCTTCAGCACCAAAATTCAAAGATATTGATTCGCTGTTTTGAGTTTTCAGCAGAGGAAGTTTATTTATCCTATACAGGCTGTTTGTATCAGTAATACACTGTCGCAGTGCACTGATGAGAATAACCTAAAGGAGTGTTACAGCGGTAGATATACTTCTCAGCTATTATCGATCCTAGCAGCGGAAGTAACACATTATTACCAGGTCTGCGTAACAAGTCCATATCCTTGGCCCTTATGGTGCCGATACTAGCTCCAGGAACatctttgcacagaaaaaaaggaaatttccttCCCTATCCTCCTTTTTCAAAAAGGAGGCCTGTTTCCATCCCTTCCCCACAACATTTTTGCAAGCATTTGCCAGGCTGCGAAACATTCAAAAGTGTGTTCCCCAGCCTGCCATCACTCCCAACATGTACTGTAATGGTCTGATCGGCTCAAGAAATTTTCAGTTAAAgctatgttaaatatatttttgcatcagCTCAGCTTACAAGCTGCAGTCTATCCACAGCTGCCAGGAAGACTCTTTAAAGGTGTCGTTTACTGTAACAACGTACCTCCGGTCTCCAAAACTTCTGCCACGACTGTTCCGCTTCTTCCTCTTCCGCatgaatcttttcctttttaaactcgGTGAAGAGCAATTTAGGATAGGGAGTATACATTTGGTTCCAGTAGCTCCCTCTTCACCATCCTGTATGGAGACACAATAGAATCGTACCATTATGAAGGGGGAACCTCGGTTCCATTTCTAATGACTTGCTCCTAAAGAGAAATACTGAATTAAATGGACTGGAAAAGTAGAATAGAACAGTTGTGAGGTTTAGGGATATTTTAAGTCAGTATGACAAGAAAGATGGCATAAGGAGAATAAATGAGAGGTCAAGAACTGTAGAATAGAAGGACAGATGCTGCGTATGGAAAGCGGGGCAGCTCGGAGGGATCAAAAACACTATTGCTGAGTTTTTACATCACAAGTACGATGAGAAGCTGTTCCAATAGAAGAGATTTTCAGCAAAAATGTACATTGCATAGTATTTGTAAGGGTGTACCTTCTTAACTTTTGCACAGGCAAGCTGAGTGTTCTTTGCTGTTGAGATATGCAAATAAACTAAAATTTCATCTGAAAGTTAGTACTTTTATAGCCACTGATTAAAAGAGTGAAGAAGAATACCGATGCCTCGATAGATGCGCTCACAGAAAATCTATATCTATAGTTGTGCCATTCATTAGCCAAGTGGGTTTGGCTACGGTGCATATTCTGAATCCATTTGTGGTGACATAAATTTCCATAAGAAATGTCTTCCCCGAATAAAAGTATAAACCATCTTCTGTCGGTTGACAACAGTCTGAAGCTGAGATTGTTCTGACAGTTTGGAAGAAAAGGGgctggaaaggggaaagagaaaataatctgaaagaaGTCAGAactctgtatttatttcatttctagctttttgTTAACAAGATTCTTTCACTGGAAATAATAATTTGGCTATAATTAAATTGTGCTAGGAGCCATAGCAAACTGAACAACAGATTGAttttctcctccctccatccctaGCAAATATAAGTTCAATGTGCAAAGCTTGCATTCCTGTAATTGCTCCCTTAGTgaaataaactgttttaaaatatgaaattggCTCACACAGATGGAAGATGGCAGGGGTTATAACTTTTCATTGGATGCCACGGACCTTTAACGTTGCAGATTTTTGTAAAGaaagtgtcatttttttaaattcatttatctTAAAAAAGTACTGATGATGGTTCTTCTAGCGGAATTTTCTTGGTAATACATTAAGGAAGGACTGCAGCTTTTACAATATGcgatgtttcttttttctctcatacATTTTAGTGTTAAGATGGCAGAATGACCCTGGGAGACTGGAATTTCCTCGGTGGCATTTTAGAGGAGGTCCACATTCATTTTACTATTATTGGAAAGATTTGGCTAACTATCCTCTTCATATTTCGAATGCTTGTTCTTGGGGTGGCAACTGAGGATGTTTGGAATGATGAACAACCAGAATTTATATGCAATACCGAGCAACCTGGTTGCAGAAATGTGTGCTATGATGAGGCCTTTCCTAGCGCTCTAATAAGATATTGGGTCTTGCAAGTTATATTCGTGTCTTCCCCTTCCTTGGTGTATATGGGTCATGCTTTATACAGACTAAGAGCCTTAGaaaaagagaggcaaaaaaagaaagctcaggTCAGAGTGGAACTTGAAAGCACTGAAttagaaatgactgaaaatcGAAAAAGGCTGGAGAGAGAACTCCGGCAGTTGGATCAAAGAAAGCTAAACAAAGCACCCCGAGAGGCTCTTTGGTCTGCACTTACGCGATACGTATTTTTACTAGATCTGCAGTGCAAGCCGGCTTTATGATTGGGTAGTATCTTCTGTATGGTTTTCAGCTAGATCCCCTTTATAAATGTCAGAGAGATCCATGTCCAAACATAGTTGACTGCTTTGTATCAAGACCAACAGAAAAGACAGTGTTCATATTATTTATGCAATCAATAGCAACTGTGTCATTGCTCTTAAACATCTTAGAAATTATCCACCTAGgattcagaaaaattaaaatgggaCTCTGTGGACAGGATAAAAACAAGGATGACCTCGATGACTTCTACGTAAATAAATCTAAGAAATACTCTGCAATACCACGCTCTCCTTTGGGAATATCTGCAACTCCACAAAAAACTCTTCCTTCTGCACTTACTGGTTACACCTTTTGAACGTGCCGTGTTTCAGTCTATTCAGAATAACCGTGCAGAAAGTAGCAACAATTACGCCCATCACAATCAGGAAAATAAactgccagagcagaggccagCTACAAATGCTTTAGACAATCAGATTCAAAATACTAGCACAAATAATAATGAAGGCTTAATTAGGGagctaattactgaagaaaatgattctcaaaaagaagctgaaaagaaacatttccttgTTTGTACTCAGAGTGCAGATGCAGCTTCAAGCATGTGCTTGAGAAGCTTTGCTGAAACGCCATCTCAAACTTCACTGCAGTCTGATCCCCTTCCTATTAACAGTTTAGGAAGACAACGTGGAGTCAGCACCTCATGGAACTGCTCTGCAGTGGTTGAGAGTGCAGGGCCCTCAACAAATTCTCTCCAAAAGAATGGCGACAGAAGACCGAGCAGTTTCAGTGCGAGCAAAAGCCATGCTACTTCCAAAACAGACTCAAAAAACCTCAGCTGACCAGACGCTCCCGACTCCGTCGGAGAGGTGAGCTCAGAATCCAAACAAAGTAGAAACTGCGACAGTCCTCAGCCTTTCCCTCCGTCTAGGCGAATATCGTTGTCAAGTAATGCCAGCAGCAGGTGTGCCCCCGCTGATCTTCAAATTTAGTGTGAATTAACAAGTAAATAACACCAGTGAATGCTACGAGAATGACTGGACATCGCAACATAAGTAACAGCTACTTTGAAGAGTAGCTAAATTATTCAACTTTAACCAGCTCTTTCACATAGATAACAAAGTTGTGTAGAGCTTTGCTTATTAGCTAAGCAACCGTTAAAcactgtatttacttttttttttttaataaaaagatgacTTAAACCCCAGTGTATAAGCTTTTCCATTACCCTTGCACCTAAAGAGGAAAATGTAAATCCTATAAATCCACATATTAGGCAAAGTAAGGAAAGTCCAAGTTAAAACTTCGGGCCTAGCGAAATACAAGGATTAAAACTACAGGCGATAATATTTAAACTGAACAAAATTAGACACAAACACAgtctaaaaatatatatccaaATTAATACTGCTATTGTAGCTTTACTCTTTGCATCTTCTGGTGTAAAATTTTCAGTGGGCACGTAAATTTGTGTTAATGCATATTTGCATTTAATGTGCCTGTATTAAAAAGCCTAGTATTTAATGCACTCTTCTTCCACTATCTAAATAATAGAAACATTAGCATTCAGATGCTCACAAACAGAATTTGTCATTCAAAGTTCTGTTGGTTAAAGATAAGATAccaaataatctgttttcttcctgctgtcgATAGgggatttttatttgcttttttctttggggggagGGGACATGTGTCAAAAACTGTTTCATCGCAGTGCCTTGCCAAtaggaaattttaattttattccagTGCAAACCGgagacactgaagaaaaagaagtggaaaaagacCCTGAAACTGCAGGCATAACATTGTAAAATAGGTTCTTTTTTATGGTGACAACAAGAACCGGATTTTTTGTCCGTTGGTATCGCTGTGtctcaccaaaagaaaaaaacataattattcCTACTTTACAGATAGGCCCGGGGAAGTGGACTTGCTTTTGGACGGGAAGATTTCACGGCGCGTGGCTCTTCGATGCCCCTCGGAgcggggagggcggccggggcccgCGCCGGGCTAAGCGCCgagcggcgcgcgggggcggcgcgggcgggcgggcgggcggagtcAGTGCGAggcggagggccgggccgggcctggccgCAGGCCCCGTCGCCATGGTGACCGCCGGGAAGCCCTCGCGCCGTAAAGGCCGAGGGCGCAGGCGCGCAGGCGCCGTTGGCGTTGGAGCTGGGCGGGCTCGATGTCGCGTTACAAGGTAGGAGGAAGCgcgcgggccccggcggccgccgccgcgtcGCCAGGAGGCCGCGGAGCGGGCCAGGTCCCGCCTAGCCCGGCTCGCCGTGCCGTctcggcggcgggccgggccgggccgggaggggcacggagcggagcggagcggggcggggcggggcccggcccggcacggcgcggcgctcTGACCTGTGCACATCCTTCCCAACGCCGCGGACTTCAAGCGGGAGCAGTTCCGCCGGTACCTGGAGAAGTCGGGGGTGCTGGACACGCTCACCAGGGGTAAGTGCCGGGcctgggccgcgccgcgccgcttccGCGCGGGGGGGCGAGGCCCGGCCGCAGCTCCCTCCGCGGCCGCCAGCGGCAGCGCTCGCCCGGGAGCGCCGTGCGGCAGCGaagctgggccgggctgggcgccggggcggcgcgccGTGCGTGCGGGGAGACGTGGCCAGCCAGCTCCGGCGAGCTGACTGCGTTGCTGGGAGTTCGTGCGTTTATTGCCTTTGGACAGGCTGTTACGGGAAGGGTGGAAATACTGGAGTAACGTAAAGGCggttcccttctcctctccctgtcgCGTTGGAGACTTCTCTCATGCGACCAGAGCACTTCTCTCTATGCTTGCTCTTGGAAACAGAATTATTTGGGGGTCTTGCATGGCCAGAATGCTTGAGGCAAAACATAGAGTGGTCTCTATTCTAAGCGTTCTATTTAAAAAGATCCTTTCTTGAGTAGAACTTGGAGCTTCTCTGAAATCTTGTGAATTTAAATGACTAAGTATCCATATCTGAGAAGGGCAAATACTTATGCTATGCTTTAAGCCTCCTCTGACTTTCTGTATGGCCCAATATCCTTTAAGTtcttctgttctctcttttttttcccttcaaatagTATGTTAAAGCCCATTAACATCTCTGCTTGAAAAGTATGCTGTTTAAAAAGAGAATGACGAATCTAGTGTGTCAAGCAAATGGGTTTTGTGCTTAAGACTGTTGGCCTAGAGCATATGTAATACTCGATTTCTTTGTAGATGTATCGGTACTAAGCATCCTCTGTGATGGCAAAACGCATCTTCCAAGCAGCGGCGTACTATTTTTGTTTCTAACTTAGGTGATTGGTTTTAAACTAATGTAGCTGTGCAGTTTGGACATCAGAAGCTGGGAGAAGGACACCTAAGTCCCCCGTAAATATTactcagaaaatatttataaaagcaaACAGCGTCTATGGCTATGTGTGTGCATTTGGGGCAAGTATATATTTGGGAATTTTCTAATGATTCACGGGACTGAGTATTCCATATATGGAGTTGGTATGTATATGGcttgttttatttaaactgtCAGGATACTGATGCTTGTGCCTGACCTGCCTGGCACTCTGTCCAACAGAACCCAGATCCATAAAGATGATTACTGAAGTGATGAACCCCGTGTACTCTGACAGTAGCCATTTAGTTGTCTAATTGTAGGTGTTCGGTGGAGGTTTGCTTTTATACTGAAAGTTACAGAAGTGCTGCTGATGTCTTGCGGTTCAAAGATCTAGCCTAAGCAGAAATAATAGTTTCTGAAGTGAGAGTCTCAAAATAGTTGGAATTCCCATTTTGGTGATGAGAGCTAATGCTATAGTTGCACGTGGAAAATGCCACATTTGTCCAGGCTGTTCGTTTCTGTGTTCTGAGCTAGAACAGCCTAATGCTGTGGGTAGGGGAATCGATGCAACTTCTGAGTAGCTGTTACTGTACTTATACAGGCATACCTCAGAGATGTTGCGGGTTCGGTTCCAGACCACCGCAATAAAGCGAATATTGCAATAAAGCGAGTCACGttaattttttggtttcccaATGCATATAAAGGTTATGTTTACTCTATACTGTAGTCTAtcaagtgtgcaatagcattatgtctaaaaaaaaaaagtacataatcTATCGCTTAAAAAAATGCTAACCGTCACCTGAGCCTTCTGAGGTTGacgcagggttgccacaaaccttcaatttgtaaagaccgcAATATCTGCGAAGCG
It contains:
- the LOC135327025 gene encoding LOW QUALITY PROTEIN: gap junction alpha-9 protein-like (The sequence of the model RefSeq protein was modified relative to this genomic sequence to represent the inferred CDS: inserted 1 base in 1 codon; substituted 1 base at 1 genomic stop codon), translating into MTLGDWNFLGGILEEVHIHFTIIGKIWLTILFIFRMLVLGVATEDVWNDEQPEFICNTEQPGCRNVCYDEAFPSALIRYWVLQVIFVSSPSLVYMGHALYRLRALEKERQKKKAQVRVELESTELEMTENRKRLERELRQLXSKKAKQSTPRGSLVCTYAIRIFTRSAVQAGFMIGXYLLYGFQLDPLYKCQRDPCPNIVDCFVSRPTEKTVFILFMQSIATVSLLLNILEIIHLGFRKIKMGLCGQDKNKDDLDDFYVNKSKKYSAIPRSPLGISATPQKTLPSALTGYTF